A single genomic interval of Rhododendron vialii isolate Sample 1 chromosome 3a, ASM3025357v1 harbors:
- the LOC131320063 gene encoding putative transcription factor bHLH041 isoform X1, with the protein MELKGLDLQRLASVQPQLQFYQEARIKTAVFMGCMAGEIELGFSNDTTQVNWEMEMRKWMPENFPDQQAPYQDLPPPPDHQTHASSSSSSLRSLSTDNSLEPSPFLFNIPSTSYHQEPPKQPLIHEQAFRPTSSSVLMSPLHQAIQSFNQTRNFPFPTPETEDDAITKAILAVLSSPSPSASPSASSPQPSVAQNFPYFSRNATSAFNRYSPGFAHSSSTPMIARVRRSSMLKRAISFFRSLSSMRNQGRVQVHGGSRPTENQLYHMISERKRREKLNESFQALRSLLPPGTKKDKASVLSGTSEYLNSLRSQVVELTRRNQVLETQLLPKTKPRDDQEGSTDESSYRRLDVKVVNVVAAESSSSSGARIVDLFVVVRGGGCDVLDLVIGILEFLKKDERVGFISVEADTKVEESISVNRVVSRLKIEGSEWDESTFQEAVGKVVADLAK; encoded by the exons ATGGAGCTCAAGGGACTGGACCTCCAAAGACTAGCATCTGTTCAACCCCAGCTGCAATTCTATCAG GAAGCTAGGATTAAG ACTGCCGTATTCATGGGGTGCATGGCCGGAGAGATTGAGCTAGGCTTCTCCAATGATACTACTCAA GTGAACTGGGAAATGGAGATGAGAAAATGGATGCCGGAAAATTTCCCCGATCAGCAAGCGCCATATCAAGATCTTCCCCCTCCACCCGATCACCAAACGCATGCATCATCGTCTTCCTCATCGCTGCGATCACTATCCACGGATAACAGCCTCGAGCCCTCGCCTTTCCTATTCAACATCCCAAGCACATCTTATCACCAGGAGCCACCGAAACAGCCTCTAATTCATGAACAAGCATTCAGACCAACATCAAGTTCAGTATTGATGAGTCCACTTCACCAAGCCATTCAATCCTTCAATCAAACCAGAAACTTCCCATTCCCAACCCCGGAAACCGAAGACGATGCAATCACAAAAGCCATACTCGCAGTCCTTtcctctccttctccttctgctTCTCCTTCTGCTTCTTCTCCGCAACCAAGTGTTGCTCAAAATTTCCCATATTTTAGCCGAAACGCTACCAGTGCTTTTAACCGATACAGTCCAGGTTTCGCCCATTCTAGTTCAACCCCAATGATAGCAAGAGTTAGGAGGTCAAGCATGTTGAAAAGAGCAATATCTTTTTTTAGGTCATTGAGTTCGATGAGAAACCAAGGAAGGGTACAAGTGCATGGGGGGAGCAGGCCAACAGAGAACCAGTTGTACCATATGATAtcagagagaaaaaggagagagaaactcaATGAGAGCTTTCAAGCCTTGAGATCACTCCTTCCTCCTGGAACAAAG AAAGACAAAGCGTCAGTGCTTTCAGGCACGTCCGAGTACTTGAACTCTTTGAGATCTCAAGTTGTGGAGCTCACTAGAAGGAACCAGGTTCTGGAGACACAGCTTTTGCCTAAAACAAAACCACGCGACGATCAAGAAGGGAGTACTGATGAGTCCTCATATCGAAGGCTAGATGTTAAGGTTGTGAATGTGGTGGCAGCTgaatcgtcgtcgtcgtcgggAGCTCGAATCGTCGACTTATTCGTGGTGGTGAGAGGTGGCGGCTGTGACGTTTTGGATTTGGTGATCGGAATattggagttcttgaagaaggATGAGAGGGTCGGCTTCATCTCTGTGGAAGCAGATACGAAGGTGGAGGAATCAATTTCTGTCAATCGGGTTGTATCGAGATTGAAAATTGAG GGAAGTGAATGGGACGAGTCGACCTTCCAAGAAGCTGTGGGGAAGGTGGTTGCTGACCTGGCAAAGTGA
- the LOC131320063 gene encoding putative transcription factor bHLH041 isoform X2, with protein MELKGLDLQRLASVQPQLQFYQVIIFLTAVFMGCMAGEIELGFSNDTTQVNWEMEMRKWMPENFPDQQAPYQDLPPPPDHQTHASSSSSSLRSLSTDNSLEPSPFLFNIPSTSYHQEPPKQPLIHEQAFRPTSSSVLMSPLHQAIQSFNQTRNFPFPTPETEDDAITKAILAVLSSPSPSASPSASSPQPSVAQNFPYFSRNATSAFNRYSPGFAHSSSTPMIARVRRSSMLKRAISFFRSLSSMRNQGRVQVHGGSRPTENQLYHMISERKRREKLNESFQALRSLLPPGTKKDKASVLSGTSEYLNSLRSQVVELTRRNQVLETQLLPKTKPRDDQEGSTDESSYRRLDVKVVNVVAAESSSSSGARIVDLFVVVRGGGCDVLDLVIGILEFLKKDERVGFISVEADTKVEESISVNRVVSRLKIEGSEWDESTFQEAVGKVVADLAK; from the exons ATGGAGCTCAAGGGACTGGACCTCCAAAGACTAGCATCTGTTCAACCCCAGCTGCAATTCTATCAGGTAataatatttctt ACTGCCGTATTCATGGGGTGCATGGCCGGAGAGATTGAGCTAGGCTTCTCCAATGATACTACTCAA GTGAACTGGGAAATGGAGATGAGAAAATGGATGCCGGAAAATTTCCCCGATCAGCAAGCGCCATATCAAGATCTTCCCCCTCCACCCGATCACCAAACGCATGCATCATCGTCTTCCTCATCGCTGCGATCACTATCCACGGATAACAGCCTCGAGCCCTCGCCTTTCCTATTCAACATCCCAAGCACATCTTATCACCAGGAGCCACCGAAACAGCCTCTAATTCATGAACAAGCATTCAGACCAACATCAAGTTCAGTATTGATGAGTCCACTTCACCAAGCCATTCAATCCTTCAATCAAACCAGAAACTTCCCATTCCCAACCCCGGAAACCGAAGACGATGCAATCACAAAAGCCATACTCGCAGTCCTTtcctctccttctccttctgctTCTCCTTCTGCTTCTTCTCCGCAACCAAGTGTTGCTCAAAATTTCCCATATTTTAGCCGAAACGCTACCAGTGCTTTTAACCGATACAGTCCAGGTTTCGCCCATTCTAGTTCAACCCCAATGATAGCAAGAGTTAGGAGGTCAAGCATGTTGAAAAGAGCAATATCTTTTTTTAGGTCATTGAGTTCGATGAGAAACCAAGGAAGGGTACAAGTGCATGGGGGGAGCAGGCCAACAGAGAACCAGTTGTACCATATGATAtcagagagaaaaaggagagagaaactcaATGAGAGCTTTCAAGCCTTGAGATCACTCCTTCCTCCTGGAACAAAG AAAGACAAAGCGTCAGTGCTTTCAGGCACGTCCGAGTACTTGAACTCTTTGAGATCTCAAGTTGTGGAGCTCACTAGAAGGAACCAGGTTCTGGAGACACAGCTTTTGCCTAAAACAAAACCACGCGACGATCAAGAAGGGAGTACTGATGAGTCCTCATATCGAAGGCTAGATGTTAAGGTTGTGAATGTGGTGGCAGCTgaatcgtcgtcgtcgtcgggAGCTCGAATCGTCGACTTATTCGTGGTGGTGAGAGGTGGCGGCTGTGACGTTTTGGATTTGGTGATCGGAATattggagttcttgaagaaggATGAGAGGGTCGGCTTCATCTCTGTGGAAGCAGATACGAAGGTGGAGGAATCAATTTCTGTCAATCGGGTTGTATCGAGATTGAAAATTGAG GGAAGTGAATGGGACGAGTCGACCTTCCAAGAAGCTGTGGGGAAGGTGGTTGCTGACCTGGCAAAGTGA